A genomic window from Tolypothrix sp. PCC 7910 includes:
- a CDS encoding glycosyltransferase family 2 protein, with the protein MPDIQISAIICTHNRDTYLGAAIDSLLAQDFAAEFEVVVVDNNSSDRTKEVVAQRASNPRLKYVFEPTTGLSVARNTGAKLASGEILAYLDDDAVASDRWLSVFYDAYKNNSQLAIAGGKVTLLWPQDVQQPRWLSPGLAANLGAYDLGDSTIYIDKPSFTPRGLNYCIRRSFLEEIGGFDPHLGRVGKNLLSNEELQMTEFALQKGWQVAYLPAALVAHNVAPERLKRSWFLNRGWWQGISECYREQLAGKAGISQLQRGGERFIRGLYKALQYFSDPAERFDKLVYAYGQIGYLNAAIQGLLSTANKK; encoded by the coding sequence ATGCCAGATATCCAAATCTCTGCCATTATTTGTACTCACAATCGAGACACCTATTTAGGTGCGGCGATTGATAGTCTTTTGGCACAGGATTTTGCGGCTGAGTTTGAAGTTGTGGTAGTTGATAATAACTCCAGCGATCGCACTAAGGAAGTTGTAGCGCAAAGAGCCAGCAATCCTCGGTTGAAGTATGTCTTTGAACCAACTACTGGTTTATCTGTAGCGCGGAATACGGGTGCAAAACTAGCGAGTGGAGAGATTCTCGCTTATTTAGATGATGATGCAGTCGCAAGCGATCGCTGGCTTTCAGTATTTTATGATGCCTATAAAAATAACTCGCAACTAGCGATCGCTGGTGGTAAAGTTACGCTTTTATGGCCCCAAGACGTACAACAACCACGCTGGCTATCCCCTGGTTTAGCTGCGAATTTGGGTGCATACGACTTGGGTGACAGCACAATTTATATTGATAAACCGAGTTTCACCCCCAGAGGCTTAAATTACTGTATACGCCGTTCCTTCTTGGAAGAGATTGGCGGCTTTGATCCCCATCTTGGTCGAGTCGGCAAAAATTTATTATCCAATGAAGAACTGCAAATGACAGAATTTGCCCTGCAAAAAGGTTGGCAAGTTGCTTATCTTCCCGCAGCGTTAGTAGCTCACAATGTTGCACCAGAACGCTTAAAACGTTCTTGGTTTTTAAACCGCGGCTGGTGGCAAGGTATTAGTGAATGTTACCGCGAACAACTTGCAGGAAAAGCTGGAATTAGCCAATTACAACGAGGTGGCGAACGCTTTATTCGCGGTTTATATAAAGCATTGCAATACTTTTCCGATCCAGCAGAACGCTTTGACAAGCTTGTTTATGCCTATGGTCAGATTGGTTATTTAAATGCTGCCATTCAAGGGCTACTATCAACAGCAAATAAAAAATAA
- a CDS encoding SinI family restriction endonuclease — MSFLENANSAAKEVMDQIDPTLSAKYATVIEFLCDNPNMAAAGRSKDSSEIGTLNYIKVQALNFKKGREPKTPEPPKTIPDEMVGIILNQYFNVPVDEIQKAKEWHLLSMGAENLVGDLLERYIAHTLEDKGWVWCSGSVVRSVDFIYRDEQRQWQSLQVKNRDNSENSSSSAIRNGTPIKKWHRTFSKKQGDNWKNFPLKTPHNLSEENFKKFVENYLQNLKNIMS; from the coding sequence GTGTCTTTCCTTGAAAATGCAAATTCTGCTGCCAAAGAAGTCATGGATCAGATCGATCCAACGTTATCTGCTAAGTATGCAACCGTCATTGAATTTCTCTGTGATAACCCAAATATGGCTGCTGCTGGACGTAGTAAAGACAGTTCAGAAATTGGAACCCTTAATTATATAAAGGTGCAAGCTTTAAATTTTAAAAAAGGTCGAGAACCGAAAACTCCCGAACCTCCAAAGACTATTCCTGATGAAATGGTGGGAATTATATTAAATCAGTATTTTAATGTTCCTGTGGATGAAATTCAAAAAGCAAAAGAATGGCATCTCCTTTCTATGGGTGCAGAAAATTTAGTTGGTGACCTTCTGGAAAGATACATAGCACATACTCTAGAAGATAAAGGTTGGGTATGGTGTTCAGGTTCGGTAGTTAGATCTGTAGATTTCATCTATCGTGATGAACAAAGACAATGGCAGTCGTTACAAGTTAAAAACAGAGATAATTCTGAAAACTCCTCATCATCAGCAATTAGAAACGGAACACCTATCAAGAAATGGCATAGAACGTTTTCTAAAAAGCAAGGGGACAATTGGAAAAATTTTCCCTTAAAAACCCCACATAATTTATCGGAAGAAAATTTCAAAAAGTTTGTCGAAAATTATTTGCAAAATCTGAAAAACATCATGTCTTAA
- the cobU gene encoding bifunctional adenosylcobinamide kinase/adenosylcobinamide-phosphate guanylyltransferase — MGKVILITGAARSGKSEWSETLAMQSGKTVVYVATAVSDPADEEWQKRIQKHQKRRPQDWLTLSVPIELTATLADAKPNTCLLVDSLGTWVANLLEQDEISWENTITEFLETVQLVAADMLFVAEEVGWGVVPAYPSGRQFRDRLGTLVRQLGVICDSVYLVTGGHVLNLSILGVPLPPPKA; from the coding sequence TTGGGTAAAGTTATCTTAATCACAGGTGCAGCGAGATCTGGTAAAAGTGAATGGTCAGAAACTCTAGCGATGCAGTCAGGAAAGACTGTTGTTTACGTAGCAACAGCTGTGTCAGACCCGGCTGATGAAGAATGGCAAAAACGCATTCAAAAACATCAGAAACGCCGTCCTCAAGATTGGTTAACTTTATCAGTACCTATAGAACTTACTGCTACTTTAGCCGATGCAAAACCAAACACCTGCCTTTTAGTTGACTCGTTAGGAACTTGGGTAGCTAATTTGCTTGAGCAAGACGAAATCAGCTGGGAGAATACAATAACAGAATTTTTAGAGACTGTACAACTGGTTGCAGCCGATATGTTATTTGTTGCTGAAGAAGTGGGTTGGGGAGTAGTACCGGCTTATCCTAGTGGTCGTCAATTCCGCGATCGCTTGGGTACCTTAGTTCGCCAGTTAGGAGTTATTTGCGATAGCGTTTATTTAGTGACTGGGGGTCATGTATTAAATCTCAGCATTCTGGGTGTGCCATTACCGCCCCCAAAAGCGTAA
- a CDS encoding glycosyltransferase family 2 protein, producing MSSKIPVSVLIPAKNEQANLPACLTSLQIADEVFLVDSQSTDNSVAIAESFGAHIVQFKFNGSWPKKKNWSLDNLPFRNEWVLIVDCDERITPELWAEIAQVIQDDEYAGYYLNRRVFFLGKWIRHGGKYPDWNLRLFKHKQGRYENLHTEDIPNTGDNEVHEHVVLDGKVGYLKNDMLHEDFRDLYHWLERHNRYSNWEARVYYNLLTNRDEGGTIGGHLFGDAVQRKRFLKKVWVRLPFKPLLRFILFYIIQRGFLDGKAGYVYACLLSQYEYQIGAKLYELRDCGGTLNTAKS from the coding sequence ATGTCATCTAAAATACCTGTTTCTGTACTTATTCCCGCCAAAAATGAGCAAGCTAATTTACCAGCTTGCCTCACTAGCTTGCAAATAGCTGATGAAGTATTTCTAGTTGATTCTCAAAGTACCGATAACAGTGTCGCTATTGCAGAAAGTTTTGGCGCTCATATCGTCCAATTTAAATTTAATGGTAGCTGGCCGAAGAAGAAAAATTGGTCTTTAGATAATCTGCCATTTCGCAATGAATGGGTGTTAATTGTCGATTGTGATGAGCGAATTACACCAGAATTATGGGCAGAAATTGCTCAAGTAATTCAAGACGATGAATATGCAGGTTATTATCTCAATCGCCGAGTATTTTTCTTAGGAAAATGGATTCGCCACGGTGGTAAATATCCCGATTGGAATTTGCGATTATTTAAGCATAAACAAGGGCGTTACGAAAACCTGCATACCGAAGATATTCCCAATACTGGCGATAATGAAGTTCACGAACACGTGGTTTTAGATGGTAAAGTCGGCTATCTCAAAAATGATATGTTGCATGAAGATTTCCGCGACCTTTACCACTGGTTAGAAAGACACAATCGTTATTCTAATTGGGAAGCCCGCGTTTATTATAATCTGCTCACCAATCGAGATGAAGGTGGCACAATTGGTGGACATTTATTTGGTGATGCAGTCCAACGCAAACGCTTCTTAAAAAAAGTCTGGGTACGTCTACCATTTAAACCATTATTACGGTTTATTTTGTTCTACATTATTCAGCGCGGCTTTTTAGATGGCAAAGCTGGATATGTTTATGCCTGTTTATTAAGCCAATACGAATATCAAATCGGAGCCAAACTTTACGAATTACGCGACTGTGGCGGAACGCTGAATACGGCGAAATCGTAG
- a CDS encoding 2-hydroxyacid dehydrogenase — MKIFVTRNLPTDLVQLNAMVSVEVWPERQPPPYEILLAKAKAVDGLLCLLTDRIDQQLIASSSLKVISQMAVGFDNIDIAAATAQKIPVGHTPGVLTDATADLTWALLMAAARRVVEADRFTRAGLWRTWEPDLLLGPNVAGATLGIIGWGRIGQAVARRAQGFDMRILYTSNRKCQPEVEKCYGAEFVTLDRLLQTSDFISIHTPGNQETYHLLSDREFALMKPSAILINTARGTIIDQEALYRALCQKQIAAAALDVTDPEPLPMDSPLLTLENLIITPHIGSASRQTRAKMADIAIANLIAGLKGDRLPYCVNPEVYR, encoded by the coding sequence ATGAAAATTTTCGTTACTCGCAATCTACCAACTGACTTAGTACAACTTAATGCAATGGTATCTGTGGAGGTTTGGCCGGAACGTCAACCACCACCTTATGAGATTTTGCTGGCTAAGGCGAAAGCTGTAGATGGGTTGTTGTGTCTGTTAACAGATAGAATTGATCAACAATTAATTGCTAGTTCTTCACTGAAAGTCATTAGTCAAATGGCTGTGGGGTTCGATAACATCGATATTGCGGCGGCGACAGCACAAAAAATTCCCGTGGGACATACCCCTGGTGTATTAACTGATGCTACGGCAGATTTAACTTGGGCTTTACTCATGGCGGCTGCGCGGCGAGTTGTGGAAGCTGATAGATTTACCCGTGCAGGTTTGTGGCGAACTTGGGAACCAGATTTATTATTAGGGCCGAATGTTGCAGGTGCTACCTTGGGAATTATTGGCTGGGGACGAATTGGACAAGCTGTAGCGCGTCGTGCCCAAGGTTTTGATATGAGAATACTGTATACCAGCAACCGCAAATGTCAGCCAGAGGTGGAAAAATGTTACGGTGCTGAGTTTGTGACGTTAGACAGGTTATTGCAAACATCCGACTTTATCAGTATCCATACGCCAGGGAATCAAGAGACTTATCATTTATTAAGCGATCGCGAATTTGCTTTAATGAAGCCATCGGCTATCTTAATAAACACAGCACGGGGAACGATTATCGACCAAGAGGCATTGTATCGGGCACTCTGCCAAAAGCAAATCGCCGCCGCCGCTTTGGATGTCACCGATCCAGAACCGCTACCAATGGATAGCCCCTTGCTAACTCTAGAGAACTTGATTATCACACCCCACATCGGAAGCGCCAGCCGCCAAACAAGAGCAAAAATGGCAGACATTGCGATCGCAAACTTAATTGCAGGCTTAAAAGGCGATCGTCTTCCCTACTGCGTCAACCCAGAAGTTTATCGTTAA
- the hpsU gene encoding hormogonium polysaccharide biosynthesis acetyltransferase HpsU produces MTNNKYPMPNAQCPMPNAPFADLRKYDQSWFDRGRPGWYILLWWLVQAIAFPLTIQPLNQVRCMLLRLFGARIGKGVFIRPTARFTYPWKVTIGDYSWIGDDVVFYSLDEIHIGEHCVISHKSYLCTGSHDMRDPAFGLKTAKITINNGVWVAADCFVAPGVEIGANAVIGARSSVFSSMPSGQVCLGSPCRPQYPRLVDNS; encoded by the coding sequence ATGACAAATAACAAATACCCAATGCCCAATGCCCAATGCCCCATGCCCAATGCCCCTTTTGCCGATTTACGCAAGTATGACCAATCCTGGTTTGATAGAGGCCGTCCGGGTTGGTATATTTTGTTGTGGTGGTTGGTGCAGGCGATCGCTTTTCCTTTGACTATACAGCCGTTAAATCAGGTGCGTTGTATGTTGCTGCGTTTGTTTGGGGCGCGGATTGGTAAAGGTGTGTTTATTCGCCCAACTGCGCGCTTTACCTATCCTTGGAAAGTGACTATCGGTGACTATAGCTGGATTGGTGATGATGTCGTTTTCTATAGTCTCGATGAGATTCACATCGGGGAACATTGCGTAATTTCCCATAAAAGTTATCTCTGTACTGGTAGCCATGATATGCGCGATCCGGCTTTTGGCTTGAAGACAGCGAAGATTACTATTAATAATGGCGTTTGGGTAGCAGCTGATTGTTTTGTCGCCCCAGGTGTGGAAATCGGCGCAAATGCTGTGATTGGCGCACGTAGTAGTGTTTTTAGTTCCATGCCATCTGGACAGGTTTGTTTAGGTAGTCCTTGCCGTCCGCAGTATCCGAGATTAGTTGATAATTCGTAA
- the fdxB gene encoding ferredoxin III, nif-specific: MAQLTGLTFGGKTWTPKFAQSIDKDKCIGCGRCMKACGYNVLDLKALNEEGEFVEDEDDEEIERKVMVVATPENCIGCEACSRICPKNCYTHAPLNN, translated from the coding sequence ATGGCACAACTAACAGGATTGACCTTTGGAGGTAAAACTTGGACTCCCAAATTCGCCCAATCAATCGATAAGGATAAATGTATCGGCTGTGGCAGATGCATGAAAGCCTGCGGGTATAATGTGCTTGATTTGAAAGCGCTCAACGAAGAAGGCGAATTTGTTGAAGATGAAGATGATGAAGAAATTGAACGCAAAGTAATGGTTGTTGCAACCCCTGAAAATTGTATTGGTTGCGAAGCTTGCTCACGTATTTGTCCTAAAAATTGCTACACCCACGCTCCATTGAATAATTAA
- a CDS encoding DNA cytosine methyltransferase → MEVPYLSTKEAACKLGFSEQRIRSLLREGILVGQQVGKTWVIMSDSIESYQAKLESNYPSDRKSKKKHGKGIKALSFFSGAMGLDLGLEKSGIEIVLGCEVDKYCRKTIISNRPEIALIGDISSYTTDEILEYAGISKNEVDIIVGGPPCQAFSTAGARRGFNDKRGNVFLKFIEIILDIKPKYAVIENVRGLLSAPLKHRPHAARGENNPPLSIDELPGGALLHIINLLRKGGYDISFNLYNTANYGVPQVRERVVMICHRDGGKVPYLYPTHSENGSFGLPHWQTLRDAISNLPEEEALYVNFPENRLVYYRMLQEGQYWKHLPLEMQKKALGKSYYAGGGKTGFLRRLSWDKPSCTLVTHPAMPATDICHPVLNRPLSIQEYKRIQQFPDNWMVCGSIIDQYRQIGNAVPVGLGEAIGRTILTHMSGQFHHPPQDFPFSRYKNNDDVSWERKASAAISTNDLQDKPLSGIECFV, encoded by the coding sequence ATGGAAGTTCCATATCTATCCACAAAAGAAGCCGCTTGTAAACTTGGCTTTTCTGAGCAAAGAATTCGCTCTTTGCTTCGAGAAGGTATACTCGTCGGTCAGCAAGTTGGTAAAACCTGGGTGATCATGTCAGATTCCATAGAATCTTATCAGGCGAAATTAGAATCTAATTACCCATCTGATCGCAAAAGCAAGAAAAAACACGGGAAAGGCATTAAAGCACTATCTTTCTTTTCGGGTGCAATGGGACTTGATCTCGGTTTAGAAAAATCAGGGATAGAAATTGTTCTTGGGTGCGAAGTGGACAAATATTGTCGCAAAACAATAATATCTAACCGACCGGAGATCGCTCTGATTGGAGATATTTCATCTTATACAACAGATGAAATTCTTGAATATGCAGGAATATCAAAAAACGAAGTTGATATTATTGTCGGAGGCCCGCCATGTCAAGCATTTTCAACTGCAGGTGCGCGCCGTGGATTTAATGATAAACGCGGTAATGTATTCTTAAAATTTATAGAAATAATTCTTGATATTAAGCCTAAATACGCCGTTATAGAAAATGTTCGTGGTCTTCTTTCTGCACCACTGAAACATCGACCTCATGCAGCACGAGGAGAAAATAACCCGCCCTTAAGCATAGATGAGTTACCAGGGGGCGCTTTGCTTCATATCATCAATCTTCTTCGTAAGGGAGGATATGATATCAGCTTTAATCTATACAACACAGCCAATTATGGAGTTCCCCAAGTCAGAGAAAGGGTTGTGATGATTTGCCATCGCGATGGCGGTAAGGTTCCTTACCTTTACCCAACTCATTCAGAAAATGGTAGTTTTGGACTACCACACTGGCAAACTTTACGTGATGCAATAAGCAATCTTCCAGAAGAAGAAGCATTGTACGTGAATTTTCCAGAGAATAGGCTCGTATATTACCGAATGCTTCAGGAAGGACAGTACTGGAAACACCTTCCTCTTGAGATGCAGAAAAAAGCACTGGGAAAATCTTACTATGCTGGAGGAGGTAAAACTGGGTTTTTGAGAAGGCTTTCCTGGGACAAGCCAAGTTGTACCCTAGTCACCCATCCGGCTATGCCTGCAACAGATATTTGCCATCCAGTACTCAATCGACCTTTAAGCATCCAAGAATATAAGCGTATTCAACAATTTCCTGATAACTGGATGGTATGTGGCTCAATCATCGACCAATATCGGCAAATTGGTAACGCCGTTCCTGTGGGTTTAGGAGAAGCAATAGGTAGAACAATTCTTACTCACATGAGTGGACAATTCCACCATCCCCCACAAGATTTTCCATTTTCAAGATATAAAAATAATGATGATGTTTCCTGGGAGAGAAAAGCCTCTGCCGCCATCAGTACAAATGATTTACAGGATAAACCGTTGTCAGGCATCGAGTGTTTTGTATAA
- a CDS encoding helix-turn-helix domain-containing protein, producing MPYTIPNNSCVGCDNCRPQCPTGAIKIENNEYWIDPCLCNDCEGYYPEPQCVAACPIKSPIPWQAKKGRCKVEPRDATSPDLFSNGKNNAFASAIVIWEACNVLAQRTSLHWEIDEAGYLSYSRQVNQGRGAIAFHIQDAFNNSTRTTDIAAIEALDIRATCIHLIFAAHATAVEQPWEQEFSIDERQLEKYLGLEKRKDLNKNAKLALMKNIVQQACSLIISIDWPQQGRVNGFSIAGTRLWQLVNIEHHFQEDKQGCKYLVGLTFKVKAGIWAQHFLNKQGCKERTAFYQYGILPKTLLTTIMSIWQQHEGAARLMLWLLFKTKMGREQRITVPTLLRVAYGEAKVTSASRQREERKRLLRTFESDLEMLNHYGIKPIFDPVTYPIEIQPLWAKLIDVPEDPEAALEFWTNDGNGDTRLTDTGPRGKWNLLMNARILSFELPTEWEQQTTDGDKKPRRNVNRSKRKPKTTSDLLGEQILEARKNLNLSQRELAKLTGKSQSWIRDIENGRLKAKLEDQALLRKVLNMA from the coding sequence ATGCCGTATACAATTCCTAACAACAGTTGCGTTGGATGTGACAATTGCCGACCCCAATGTCCGACGGGTGCAATCAAAATCGAAAACAATGAGTATTGGATCGACCCTTGTCTTTGTAACGATTGCGAGGGTTATTATCCCGAACCGCAATGTGTAGCCGCCTGTCCGATAAAATCACCAATTCCGTGGCAAGCAAAAAAGGGGAGATGTAAAGTAGAACCAAGAGATGCTACCAGCCCAGATTTATTTTCTAATGGTAAAAATAACGCCTTTGCGTCAGCGATTGTGATTTGGGAAGCTTGTAACGTCCTAGCACAGCGTACTTCCTTACATTGGGAAATCGATGAAGCTGGGTATTTATCCTATAGTAGACAAGTTAATCAAGGTAGAGGTGCGATCGCATTTCACATCCAAGATGCATTCAATAACAGTACTCGCACTACAGACATTGCTGCAATTGAGGCTTTAGATATTAGAGCCACTTGCATCCATCTGATTTTTGCAGCTCATGCGACAGCAGTAGAACAACCTTGGGAGCAAGAGTTTTCCATTGATGAACGCCAACTAGAGAAATATTTAGGACTAGAAAAACGCAAAGACCTGAACAAAAATGCCAAACTAGCTTTAATGAAAAACATAGTGCAGCAAGCTTGCTCACTGATAATTTCCATAGACTGGCCCCAACAAGGTAGAGTTAATGGCTTTTCCATCGCCGGAACCCGCTTGTGGCAGTTAGTAAATATTGAACACCACTTTCAAGAAGATAAGCAAGGATGCAAATACTTAGTGGGGTTGACTTTTAAAGTTAAAGCCGGAATTTGGGCACAGCATTTCTTAAATAAACAAGGATGTAAAGAACGCACCGCCTTCTATCAATATGGAATTTTGCCAAAAACTCTGCTCACAACTATTATGAGCATTTGGCAACAACATGAAGGCGCAGCCAGATTGATGCTGTGGTTGCTGTTTAAAACCAAAATGGGGCGAGAACAACGCATTACCGTTCCTACCTTACTACGTGTCGCTTACGGTGAAGCCAAAGTCACCTCAGCATCCAGACAAAGAGAAGAACGCAAACGTCTGCTGCGAACCTTTGAAAGCGACTTGGAAATGCTTAATCACTATGGCATTAAACCTATTTTTGATCCAGTTACCTACCCGATAGAAATTCAACCATTATGGGCAAAATTAATTGATGTCCCCGAAGATCCAGAAGCGGCTTTAGAATTTTGGACAAACGATGGTAACGGCGACACCCGGCTAACAGACACAGGCCCCCGTGGTAAATGGAATCTGCTGATGAATGCGCGGATTTTATCCTTTGAATTACCTACAGAATGGGAGCAACAAACCACAGACGGCGACAAAAAACCACGGCGTAACGTTAATAGAAGCAAAAGAAAACCCAAAACCACAAGCGACTTACTTGGCGAACAGATTTTAGAAGCGCGAAAAAATCTCAACCTCTCCCAGCGAGAATTGGCAAAGTTGACAGGTAAAAGCCAAAGCTGGATTCGCGATATCGAAAATGGGCGTTTAAAAGCCAAGTTAGAAGACCAAGCGCTATTGCGGAAAGTACTGAATATGGCTTGA